One segment of Triticum aestivum cultivar Chinese Spring chromosome 2A, IWGSC CS RefSeq v2.1, whole genome shotgun sequence DNA contains the following:
- the LOC123187044 gene encoding glyoxylate/hydroxypyruvate reductase HPR3 isoform X2 — MENTTPPADERPLVLLGQPLFPEFAAALAGRFRFVLVADADAATLAQGRALLIGLNPVTDDHLAALPALGLVAGISVGVNHVDLAACRRRGIAVTNAGAAFAVDTADYGVGLVVAVLRRLAAAEAHVRAGRWAADGDYPLTTKVSGKRVGIVGLGNIGSRIARRLAAFGCAVSYNSRSPKPSSPYSFVPTVRELAAGSDVLVLSCALTEETKHVVNREVMEALGKDGVLVNVGRGGLVDEPELVRCLQQGVIGGAGLDVFENEPDVPPELFSMDNVVLSAHRAVATPESIRGTIELVAANLDAFFAGKPLLSPVEL, encoded by the exons ATGGAGAACACGACGCCGCCCGCCGACGAGAGGCCGCTGGTGCTCCTGGGCCAGCCGCTGTTCCCTGAGTTCGCGGCCGCGCTGGCCGGGCGCTTCCGGTTCGTCCTGGTCGCGGACGCCGACGCCGCGACCCTGGCCCAGGGGAGGGCGCTGCTCATCGGGCTCAACCCGGTCACGGACGACCACCTGGCCGCGCTCCCGGCGCTCGGGCTCGTGGCGGGCATCTCCGTGGGCGTCAACCACGTCGACCtcgccgcctgccggcgccgcgGGATCGCCGTCACCAACGCAGGCGCCGCCTTCGCGGTCGACACGGCCGACTACGGCGTCGGGCTCGTCGTCGCCGTGCTCCGCCGGTTGGCCGCTGCCGAGGCCCACGTCCGGGCCGGCAGGTGGGCGGCCGACGGCGACTATCCTCTCACCACCAAG GTGAGCGGCAAGCGGGTGGGGATCGTGGGGCTGGGCAACATCGGCTCCCGCATCGCGCGGCGGCTCGCCGCCTTCGGCTGCGCCGTGTCTTACAACTCGAGGTCGCCCAAGCCGTCGTCTCCATACTCGTTCGTCCCCACCGTGcgcgagctcgccgccggcagcgaCGTGCTGGTGCTCTCCTGCGCGCTGACGGAGGAGACGAAGCACGTGGTGAACCGGGAGGTGATGGAGGCGCTGGGGAAGGACGGCGTGCTGGTGAACGTCGGCCGCGGCGGCCTCGTGGACGAGCCGGAGCTGGTCAGGTGCCTGCAGCAGGGTGTCATCGGCGGCGCCGGCCTGGACGTGTTCGAGAACGAGCCGGACGTGCCGCCGGAGCTCTTCTCCATGGACAACGTCGTGCTTTCGGCGCACAGGGCCGTGGCCACGCCGGAGTCCATCCGCGGCACGATCGAGCTCGTCGCGGCCAACCTCGACGCCTTCTTTGCAGGGAAGCCATTGCTCAGCCCCGTGGAGCTCTGA
- the LOC123187044 gene encoding glyoxylate/hydroxypyruvate reductase HPR3 isoform X1: MRPPARTQADASNSKPVVLLADPIIPEYELELSARYSLLPLADVDADTAASVRALLTVELPAVTAELMGALPKLELVLASSVGVDHVDLAACRRRGIAVTNAGGAFSDDAADYTVGLVIAALRRVAAADLYVRRGGWLAGGDYPLASKVSGKRVGIVGLGNIGSRIARRLAAFGCAVSYNSRSPKPSSPYSFVPTVRELAAGSDVLVLSCALTEETKHVVNREVMEALGKDGVLVNVGRGGLVDEPELVRCLQQGVIGGAGLDVFENEPDVPPELFSMDNVVLSAHRAVATPESIRGTIELVAANLDAFFAGKPLLSPVEL, translated from the exons ATGCGACCGCCGGCGCGAACCCAAGCCGATGCCTCCAACTCCAAGCCTGTCGTGCTCCTGGCCGACCCCATCATCCCGGAGTATGAGCTGGAGCTCTCAGCTCGCTACAGTCTCCTTCCTCTCGCTGATGTTGACGCGGACACAGCCGCCTCGGTGCGGGCGCTCCTTACAGTCGAGCTCCCGGCGGTGACCGCGGAGCTGATGGGCGCGCTCCCAAAGCTGGAGCTCGTACTCGCCTCGTCCGTCGGCGTTGACCACGTCGAtctcgccgcctgccgccgccgcgggaTTGCCGTGACCAACGCAGGGGGCGCGTTCTCTGACGACGCGGCCGACTACACCGTCGGGCTTGTTATAGCCGCTCTCCGCCGCGTCGCCGCTGCAGACCTGTACGTCCGACGCGGCGGCTGGCTGGCCGGCGGGGACTATCCCCTCGCCTCCAAG GTGAGCGGCAAGCGGGTGGGGATCGTGGGGCTGGGCAACATCGGCTCCCGCATCGCGCGGCGGCTCGCCGCCTTCGGCTGCGCCGTGTCTTACAACTCGAGGTCGCCCAAGCCGTCGTCTCCATACTCGTTCGTCCCCACCGTGcgcgagctcgccgccggcagcgaCGTGCTGGTGCTCTCCTGCGCGCTGACGGAGGAGACGAAGCACGTGGTGAACCGGGAGGTGATGGAGGCGCTGGGGAAGGACGGCGTGCTGGTGAACGTCGGCCGCGGCGGCCTCGTGGACGAGCCGGAGCTGGTCAGGTGCCTGCAGCAGGGTGTCATCGGCGGCGCCGGCCTGGACGTGTTCGAGAACGAGCCGGACGTGCCGCCGGAGCTCTTCTCCATGGACAACGTCGTGCTTTCGGCGCACAGGGCCGTGGCCACGCCGGAGTCCATCCGCGGCACGATCGAGCTCGTCGCGGCCAACCTCGACGCCTTCTTTGCAGGGAAGCCATTGCTCAGCCCCGTGGAGCTCTGA
- the LOC123187043 gene encoding glyoxylate/hydroxypyruvate reductase HPR3-like: MAATRRVLVLCRLSPASLAALAARFSLLDRHASPLSMEAFLAAAAAAADPPRLALVPGGGVRVDAAFLDALPSLRCVVTVSAGLNHIDLPECARRGVAVANAAGVYSSDVADHAVGLLIDVLRRVSVADRYVRRGLWPERGDFLPLGSRLRGKRVGVVGLGSIGSAVARRLEAFGCVVSYHSRRRKHDVSYCYHPAVRDLAACSDVLVVACALTAETHHVVDRRVLDELGSGGVVVNVARGPNVDEAELVRALAEGRLAGAGLDVFEDEPDVPAELLAMDNVVLTPHRAAFTPESIADLDRLVAGNLEAFFAGAPLLTPVVVSG, translated from the coding sequence ATGGCAGCGACGCGGCGGGTGCTAGTGCTCTGCCGCCTctcgccggcctccctcgccgccctcgccgcccgcttcAGCCTCCTCGACCGCCACGCCTCGCCGCTCTCGATGGaagccttcctcgccgccgcggccgccgccgccgacccaccgcgcTTGGCCCTCGTCCCGGGCGGGGGCGTCCGCGTCGATGCGGCTTTCCTGGACGCCCTACCGTCGCTGCGCTGCGTCGTCACGGTCAGTGCAGGCCTGAACCACATCGACCTCCCCGAGTGCGCGCGCCGCGGCGTCGCCGTGGCCAACGCGGCCGGGGTCTACTCCTCGGACGTCGCGGACCACGCCGTCGGCCTGCTCATCGACGTGCTCCGGCGCGTATCGGTCGCCGACAGGTACGTGCGGCGGGGGCTCTGGCCGGAGCGCGGCGACTTCCTGCCCCTCGGGTCCAGGCTCCGCGGGAAGCGCGTGGGCGTCGTCGGCCTCGGCAGCATCGGGTCGGCGGTCGCGAGGAGGCTGGAGGCATTCGGCTGCGTCGTCTCCTACCACTCCCGCCGCCGGAAACACGACGTCTCCTACTGCTACCACCCCGCGGTGCGCGACCTCGCGGCGTGCTCCGACGTGCTCGTCGTCGCGTGCGCGTTGACGGCCGAGACCCATCACGTCGTCGACAGGCGCGTGCTGGACGAGCTGGGGAGCGGCGGCGTGGTGGTGAACGTGGCGCGCGGCCCGAACGTGGACGAGGCGGAGCTGGTGAGGGCGCTCGCGGAGGGCAGGCTCGCGGGCGCCGGGCTGGACGTGTTCGAGGACGAGCCGGACGTGCCGGCGGAGCTGCTGGCCATGGACAACGTCGTGCTGACGCCCCACCGGGCCGCGTTCACCCCGGAGTCCATAGCCGACCTCGACCGCCTCGTTGCCGGCAACCTGGAGGCCTTCTTCGCCGGCGCACCGCTGCTTACGCCCGTCGTCGTCTCCGGCTGA
- the LOC123187045 gene encoding glyoxylate/hydroxypyruvate reductase HPR3, whose amino-acid sequence MASTVGAAARGPATGGKPSVLYLRRADDGLAAALRARYRVHSLYDSGAPLLAFLAASAAAPGAGEPPRAAVVVGGGAIQVDAAFLDAAPCLRCVVTTAAGLDHVDLAECARRGVAVAGAGETFSTDVADHAVGLLVDVLRRVSAADRFVRRGLWPARGDYPLGSKLSGKRVGIIGLGSIGTLIARRLQAFGCTISYHSRRAKDSATISYKYFPTVINLALESDVLVVACALNDQTRHIVNKEVLEALGKDGVIVNIARGGNVDEAALIRALKAGGIAGAGLDVFEKEPEVPAELLSMENVVLTAHEAVFTVESASDLSDLMIGNLEAFFQGKPLLTPVLPEQML is encoded by the exons ATGGCATCGACCGTCGGCGCCGCGGCGCGGGGGCCTGCCACCGGCGGGAAGCCCTCGGTCCTCTACCTTCGCCGCGCCGACGACGGCCTCGCCGCCGCGCTGCGCGCGCGCTACCGCGTCCACAGCCTTTACGACTCGGGCGCTCCGCTCCTGGCGTTCCTCGCCGCGTCCGCGGCCGCCCCGGGGGCCGGCGAGCCCCCGAGGGCCGCCGTCGTCGTCGGCGGAGGCGCCATCCAAGTCGACGCCGCCTTCCTCGACGCGGCCCCGTGCCTCCGCTGCGTCGTGACCACCGCCGCCGGCCTGGACCACGTCGACCTCGCCGAGTGCGCGCGGCGGGGCGTCGCCGTGGCCGGCGCCGGCGAGACATTCTCCACTGACGTGGCGGATCACGCCGTCGGGCTCCTCGTGGACGTGCTCCGGCGCGTCTCGGCGGCCGACCGGTTCGTCCGCCGCGGGCTTTGGCCGGCCCGCGGGGACTACCCGCTTGGCTCCAAG CTCAGTGGCAAGCGAGTAGGCATCATCGGTTTGGGGAGCATCGGTACATTGATCGCGAGGCGGCTCCAGGCATTCGGCTGCACCATCTCCTATCACTCCAGAAGGGCCAAGGATTCAGCAACCATCTCTTACAAATATTTCCCCACTGTCATCAACCTCGCTCTCGAATCCGACGTGCTGGTCGTCGCGTGCGCTCTCAACGATCAGACACGGCACATTGTCAACAAGGAAGTCCTGGAGGCGCTAGGGAAAGACGGCGTCATCGTGAACATTGCCCGCGGAGGGAACGTCGATGAGGCGGCGCTGATCCGCGCACTCAAGGCAGGGGGGATAGCAGGCGCGGGCCTCGATGTCTTTGAGAAGGAGCCTGAGGTGCCGGCAGAGCTACTCTCCATGGAAAATGTGGTGCTCACAGCGCATGAGGCCGTCTTCACTGTGGAGTCGGCCTCTGATCTTTCAGACCTCATGATCGGAAACCTTGAGGCGTTCTTCCAAGGTAAGCCATTGCTCACGCCGGTGCTTCCGGAGCAAATGCTGTAG